A single Montipora foliosa isolate CH-2021 chromosome 7, ASM3666993v2, whole genome shotgun sequence DNA region contains:
- the LOC138011329 gene encoding substance-P receptor-like, with product MTLPFNVAITSLATSMYAVVLPVALGANIFLIYIIVVNKPYAKTTTNYLFANLAAFNLLNVIFKMPYDLWYVYAVNSWFGSAFGQISCRLLHLADGVSIAGSILSLIAISLDQFYAILYPMKRLTVIQNKRLITCGMWTSSSVVMSPYLAMFGVKETTCHYNCVYLVRKGILMEIHFSFMFVFFYALPLAWIAVMYILIGRKLWFRTVTGNIHSIHRKVAELSKRRVLRMLIVVIATYALCWLPVHVFQMFKAFEQQMTDHVASQPWSIMASIAHANSAINPCLLIALNKNFRKEFFKIWTRWRTTSLHRCRQTFLQERGHQGNATIRGLGRIKSAEMILDEIARKRGTLYDLRRENNISKSSPVSLVRFTYTNKALLIKS from the coding sequence TTAATAAACCATACGCGAAGACTACTACAAACTACCTCTTTGCAAATCTAGCAGCTTTTAATCTCCTGAACGTCATCTTCAAAATGCCCTATGATCTATGGTATGTGTATGCCGTTAATTCATGGTTTGGAAGTGCGTTCGGCCAGATCTCGTGTCGATTGCTCCACTTGGCAGACGGTGTTTCTATCGCTGGTTCAATACTCAGTTTAATCGCTATTTCACTGGATCAATTCTACGCGATTCTATATCCTATGAAGCGTTTGACAGTCATACAGAATAAAAGACTTATCACCTGTGGCATGTGGACTTCTTCGTCCGTTGTTATGTCACCATATCTTGCAATGTTTGGAGTCAAGGAAACAACATGCCACTATAACTGCGTTTACCTGGTACGTAAGGGTATTCTCATGgagattcatttttcttttatgtttgttttcttctatGCATTACCTCTTGCATGGATTGCAGTCATGTATATTCTCATTGGACGAAAGCTGTGGTTTCGCACCGTCACTGGAAACATTCACAGCATCCACAGAAAAGTTGCTGAGCTGTCAAAACGTCGCGTACTGCGCATGCTCATCGTCGTCATAGCAACATATGCGTTATGTTGGCTTCCTGTTCACGTGTTTCAAATGTTCAAGGCGTTCGAGCAGCAAATGACGGATCACGTGGCTTCCCAACCATGGTCAATCATGGCATCCATAGCGCATGCCAACAGCGCGATCAACCCCTGTCTTCTAATCGCCTTGAAcaaaaattttcgaaaagaatttttcaaaatttggacgAGGTGGAGAACTACCAGTTTGCATCGCTGTCGGCAGACATTTCTTCAAGAACGTGGTCACCAAGGAAACGCAACAATCAGGGGTTTGGGTAGAATTAAATCCGCGGAAATGATTTTAGATGAAATTGCGAGAAAAAGAGGAACGTTGTACGATTTGCGTCGTGAAAATAACATCTCTAAATCATCTCCAGTTTCTCTAGTAAGGTTTACTTATACCAACAAGGCCTTGCTGATTAAAAGCTAA